A region of uncultured Anaeromusa sp. DNA encodes the following proteins:
- a CDS encoding flagellar hook-length control protein FliK — MGINTLINSLPGGVSTGAAVNAAQQGQVTSGGNAKGVSNANRIDKTSSETGADSFSTCLGSSLATEGAPQAGTETVATEVKSLDAAEAALLASLVPGAVLPTQIVNEDLTALQNGVDAGTQKAWLSEIFAAVKEQNQTSKLTGWLQQWVGDDANKQNFLQQLQGMLQKTAVVETPPLHLREALAEVMQNSTVSTPATAEIQPTPVKTATVQSQTVKEETPIAVVTQQAVVVNDVVKPAVIIDTAQPKQNASAVEAPQTTAQSAADSDAAIAAAPTLYQPQGRSVSSETQTEKGQTSDNQAPNVESAAATNYGVRRATSENTDSAASFAGQAFSEATAQKLPVKAEAQTETDFQPIQAALLQHTVPKVQTEATAAVTSAASTVSDPHGVFDQMVAQARMIRMPDSTEMVIRLRPEHLGELVLKVAVDAAGTVNATFHSSNAEVRAVLEANLQQFRQEMQQQGVRVQGAAVYAGLGDTLPQQQQGQQGGTSQGKGTGVLAEEKLEPVDLALDTGDAAVDYRV, encoded by the coding sequence ATGGGTATAAATACACTTATCAATTCTTTGCCCGGAGGCGTTTCGACGGGGGCTGCGGTTAATGCGGCACAGCAAGGACAAGTAACTTCCGGTGGTAATGCAAAAGGGGTATCAAACGCTAATCGTATTGATAAAACGAGTTCGGAAACTGGAGCTGATTCATTTTCTACTTGCTTGGGAAGCTCATTGGCAACAGAGGGTGCACCACAAGCTGGAACCGAAACGGTTGCCACTGAAGTAAAAAGTTTGGATGCGGCAGAAGCTGCTTTATTGGCATCGTTAGTGCCAGGAGCCGTATTGCCAACGCAAATTGTCAATGAAGATTTAACTGCGCTGCAAAATGGCGTGGACGCTGGGACGCAGAAGGCTTGGTTGAGTGAAATTTTTGCAGCAGTAAAAGAGCAAAATCAAACTTCGAAATTGACTGGCTGGCTTCAACAGTGGGTAGGCGATGACGCCAACAAGCAGAATTTCTTACAGCAACTGCAAGGAATGCTGCAGAAAACAGCAGTCGTGGAAACGCCCCCCTTGCATTTGAGGGAAGCGTTGGCTGAAGTTATGCAAAACAGTACTGTCAGTACGCCTGCTACGGCAGAAATCCAACCGACACCAGTGAAAACTGCAACGGTTCAGTCACAAACAGTAAAGGAAGAAACACCGATAGCTGTGGTGACGCAACAAGCGGTAGTAGTTAATGATGTGGTAAAACCTGCGGTGATTATTGATACTGCACAACCAAAACAAAATGCCAGCGCCGTAGAAGCACCGCAAACTACAGCACAGTCGGCGGCGGACTCTGACGCAGCTATTGCTGCAGCGCCTACGTTATACCAGCCGCAAGGCCGCAGTGTTAGCAGCGAAACCCAGACGGAAAAAGGGCAGACTAGCGACAACCAAGCGCCAAATGTGGAATCCGCCGCAGCAACTAATTATGGCGTACGACGTGCCACTTCGGAAAATACAGATTCGGCAGCTTCGTTTGCCGGACAGGCGTTTAGTGAAGCAACAGCTCAAAAACTTCCTGTAAAGGCAGAGGCTCAGACGGAGACCGATTTCCAACCGATACAGGCAGCTCTTTTGCAGCATACTGTGCCAAAGGTACAAACGGAAGCAACTGCTGCTGTAACATCGGCTGCGTCAACAGTATCGGATCCGCATGGGGTTTTTGACCAAATGGTGGCTCAAGCGCGTATGATCCGAATGCCTGATAGTACAGAGATGGTAATACGCCTGAGACCGGAACATTTGGGAGAATTGGTGCTGAAGGTGGCCGTGGATGCAGCAGGTACTGTAAATGCCACATTCCACAGTTCTAATGCAGAGGTGAGAGCCGTACTGGAAGCGAACCTGCAGCAATTCCGGCAGGAAATGCAACAGCAGGGAGTTCGGGTACAAGGCGCTGCCGTATATGCTGGACTGGGAGATACTTTGCCGCAACAGCAGCAAGGTCAACAGGGAGGAACCTCTCAGGGAAAAGGCACTGGCGTACTAGCGGAAGAAAAGCTCGAGCCGGTGGATTTGGCGCTGGATACAGGCGATGCAGCTGTTGATTACCGGGTTTAA
- a CDS encoding TIGR02530 family flagellar biosynthesis protein, translating into MQPPKGVFSQQLVTPSPFRPLNESAGTATKQTTKSNDSFEAVLQGQMQELHFSQHAQQRLTQRGIELSSSQTQRLQSAVQDAAQKGGREALVLVDSLAFVVSVRNQTVITAMEGDGVKSHVFTNIDSAVIA; encoded by the coding sequence ATGCAGCCACCTAAAGGTGTTTTTTCGCAGCAACTTGTCACGCCGTCACCTTTTAGACCTTTAAATGAATCTGCAGGAACGGCAACAAAGCAAACAACAAAATCGAACGATTCCTTTGAAGCGGTACTGCAGGGGCAAATGCAAGAATTGCATTTTTCACAGCATGCGCAACAACGCTTGACGCAACGGGGCATTGAATTAAGTTCTTCGCAAACGCAGCGTCTGCAAAGCGCCGTGCAAGATGCGGCGCAGAAAGGCGGACGGGAAGCGTTAGTACTTGTGGACTCGCTTGCTTTTGTCGTCAGCGTGCGTAATCAAACTGTGATCACAGCCATGGAAGGCGACGGTGTTAAAAGCCATGTATTTACTAATATTGACAGTGCCGTAATTGCTTGA
- a CDS encoding flagellar FlbD family protein codes for MIKVTRLKAKDEFVLNAELIEMIEETPDTVVTLTNGKKLIVEESMEELVRKVMQYRRAIFNNFR; via the coding sequence ATGATTAAGGTGACTCGGTTGAAAGCAAAAGATGAATTTGTTTTAAATGCGGAACTCATTGAAATGATTGAAGAAACGCCAGATACGGTGGTAACCCTGACAAATGGGAAAAAACTGATTGTGGAAGAATCTATGGAAGAACTTGTGCGCAAAGTAATGCAATATCGTCGAGCTATATTCAATAATTTCCGTTAA
- a CDS encoding flagellar basal body-associated FliL family protein: MADEEKKKKIPLMLIVVMIVVGLALAGGISYFIASKIVADKAGTKVEQREPGTFVKLGDPKDGQLVVNIGGPSSGRYLKIGLVLEMKPQKEEKKDKNALSPQEVKVQDTVLYVLRSQKVEDFDPSKQENLKELIKREVNKSLGEERVYEVYITNFILQ, translated from the coding sequence ATGGCTGATGAAGAAAAGAAGAAGAAGATACCGCTAATGCTGATTGTGGTGATGATTGTGGTGGGGTTGGCGTTGGCCGGAGGAATTTCATATTTTATTGCTTCTAAAATTGTTGCTGATAAAGCTGGAACCAAAGTGGAGCAGCGCGAGCCGGGAACCTTTGTAAAGTTGGGAGATCCTAAAGACGGTCAATTGGTTGTTAATATAGGGGGACCTAGCAGTGGGCGTTATTTGAAAATAGGTCTTGTTTTGGAAATGAAGCCGCAAAAAGAAGAGAAGAAAGATAAAAATGCTTTGTCTCCTCAGGAAGTGAAAGTGCAGGATACAGTGCTGTATGTGTTGCGGTCGCAAAAAGTAGAAGACTTTGATCCCTCGAAACAAGAAAACCTCAAAGAACTTATTAAACGTGAAGTGAATAAGTCGTTGGGAGAAGAGCGGGTTTATGAAGTATATATCACAAACTTTATTTTGCAATAA
- the fliM gene encoding flagellar motor switch protein FliM, whose amino-acid sequence MAGPDVLSQSEIDELLNALSAGEVSAEDIKGEQEQRKIKVYDFKRPDKFSKDQIRTLYMLHENFARFFNTYLSANLRALVHINVASVDQMTYEEFVRSLPNPSVIGIFQMRPLKGNVILEMNPNIVFAVIDRLFGGVGLPLSKPRALTDIEESIVRRVMSKALDSLQDAWKQVLVVDPKLEMIETNPQFTQIVPPNDMVVLITMQCKIGQAEGLVNICIPYLVLEPIMSKLTTTFWVASSMSKQALPEHVSAIQQKLERARIPLVVEMGRTQINVYDLLGLSQGDVLRLDSQVDRELKITVGHRDKFLCKPGLVKRKMAVQITKILNEGDTENE is encoded by the coding sequence TTGGCAGGGCCTGATGTATTATCCCAGTCCGAAATTGATGAATTGCTAAATGCGCTTTCGGCAGGGGAAGTATCTGCGGAAGACATAAAAGGCGAACAGGAACAACGCAAGATCAAGGTCTATGACTTTAAGCGGCCAGATAAGTTTTCCAAAGACCAGATTCGTACGCTGTACATGTTGCATGAAAATTTCGCTAGGTTTTTCAATACCTACTTATCTGCCAATTTACGGGCTTTGGTCCACATTAACGTAGCATCAGTTGACCAAATGACCTATGAGGAATTTGTTCGTTCCTTGCCTAATCCCAGCGTTATTGGTATTTTCCAAATGCGTCCTTTGAAAGGGAATGTCATTCTGGAAATGAACCCCAATATAGTATTTGCCGTAATTGACCGGTTGTTCGGTGGTGTAGGTCTGCCTTTGTCTAAACCGCGCGCATTAACAGATATTGAAGAGTCTATTGTTCGCCGGGTTATGAGTAAAGCTCTTGATTCGCTGCAGGACGCTTGGAAACAAGTGCTGGTAGTGGATCCTAAGCTGGAGATGATTGAGACAAATCCTCAGTTTACTCAGATTGTACCACCTAATGATATGGTAGTGCTTATTACCATGCAATGTAAAATTGGACAGGCCGAAGGCTTAGTCAACATCTGTATTCCTTATTTAGTACTGGAGCCCATTATGTCGAAGCTAACTACTACTTTTTGGGTAGCTTCGTCCATGAGCAAGCAGGCGTTGCCAGAGCATGTGAGCGCCATACAGCAAAAGCTGGAACGGGCGCGCATTCCTCTTGTTGTCGAAATGGGGCGTACGCAGATTAATGTATATGATCTGCTCGGGTTGTCTCAAGGAGATGTGTTGCGCCTGGATAGTCAGGTTGACCGCGAGTTGAAAATTACAGTTGGGCACCGGGATAAATTTTTATGCAAACCAGGTCTAGTTAAACGGAAGATGGCTGTACAGATTACGAAAATACTAAACGAAGGAGATACGGAAAATGAGTGA
- the fliY gene encoding flagellar motor switch phosphatase FliY — protein MSESFLSQEELDALLKGEAAPAAASGEVLSDVEHDALGEIGNISMGSAATTLSILLGKRVSITTPKVGVSSLMEIQNACPLPFLVVEVGYTHGVHGTNLLAIKESDALIIADLMMGNDGTNPPAELNELYMSAVGEAMNQMMGSVATSMSTMFKQKIDISPPKANLIHFATHEPLTSALTATENVVRVAFRMEVEDLIDSEIMQILPVEVAKTLVKNLMGDIASQQAAAPAAPAQPAAAPMAQQSPPPMAAAPGSAAAMPPQQQGYYAPPQPSYQQPQVPVQAVQFSPLVAGPLSGVDGNIGLILDVPLQVTVELGRTKKLIREILELSPGSVLELDKLAGEPVDVLVNGKLLAKGEVVVIDENFGVRITDIVSPIERASSLQ, from the coding sequence ATGAGTGAGAGCTTTCTCAGCCAAGAGGAACTTGATGCCTTGCTCAAAGGCGAAGCAGCGCCGGCAGCAGCAAGTGGCGAGGTCCTTTCTGATGTAGAGCATGACGCTCTGGGTGAGATTGGCAATATTTCTATGGGTAGCGCGGCAACAACCTTGTCGATTTTATTAGGCAAGCGTGTGTCTATTACGACTCCTAAAGTGGGAGTTTCGTCTCTGATGGAAATTCAGAATGCTTGTCCATTGCCGTTCCTTGTAGTGGAGGTTGGCTATACCCATGGGGTTCATGGAACTAACCTGCTAGCGATTAAAGAGTCAGATGCGCTGATTATTGCTGATCTGATGATGGGCAATGACGGTACAAACCCTCCGGCAGAACTGAATGAATTGTATATGAGCGCTGTAGGGGAAGCCATGAACCAAATGATGGGCTCGGTGGCTACTTCTATGTCGACTATGTTTAAACAAAAAATCGACATTTCACCGCCGAAAGCTAATTTGATTCATTTTGCCACACATGAACCATTAACGTCGGCGCTTACTGCTACAGAAAATGTGGTACGAGTGGCTTTCCGTATGGAAGTGGAAGACTTGATTGACAGCGAGATTATGCAGATTTTGCCGGTAGAAGTAGCTAAGACGCTGGTAAAAAACCTTATGGGCGATATAGCAAGCCAACAGGCGGCAGCGCCAGCAGCTCCGGCTCAACCGGCCGCCGCGCCAATGGCGCAGCAGTCTCCTCCTCCTATGGCAGCAGCTCCGGGGTCTGCCGCGGCAATGCCACCACAGCAACAGGGTTATTACGCTCCCCCGCAACCTAGCTATCAACAACCTCAGGTTCCAGTACAGGCAGTACAGTTTTCACCGCTTGTGGCGGGGCCTTTGTCGGGGGTAGATGGAAATATTGGTTTGATTTTGGACGTACCGTTGCAGGTGACGGTGGAATTGGGCCGAACTAAAAAACTGATTCGCGAAATCTTGGAATTAAGTCCTGGCTCGGTTTTGGAATTGGATAAGCTGGCGGGTGAGCCGGTGGATGTTTTGGTGAACGGCAAATTGCTAGCCAAAGGGGAAGTCGTGGTTATTGATGAAAACTTTGGAGTTCGCATAACAGATATTGTCAGCCCGATAGAACGGGCCAGTAGCTTGCAATAA
- a CDS encoding response regulator, with protein sequence MAIRVLIVDDAAFMRMMIKDILSKNGYEVVGEAENGQKAVEKFQELKPDLTTMDITMPEMDGITAVKEIKKIDANAKVIMCSAMGQQAMVIEAIQCGARDFIVKPFQPDRVLEAVRKVIG encoded by the coding sequence ATGGCAATACGGGTATTGATTGTGGATGACGCTGCGTTCATGCGGATGATGATCAAGGATATTCTTTCTAAAAATGGGTACGAGGTAGTCGGTGAAGCGGAAAACGGACAAAAAGCAGTAGAAAAGTTTCAGGAACTGAAACCGGACTTGACTACAATGGATATTACTATGCCGGAGATGGATGGAATTACTGCGGTAAAGGAAATTAAAAAAATTGATGCAAATGCCAAAGTGATCATGTGTAGCGCCATGGGGCAGCAAGCTATGGTTATTGAAGCCATTCAATGCGGTGCCAGGGACTTCATTGTTAAGCCGTTCCAGCCGGATCGTGTATTAGAAGCGGTCCGCAAAGTCATTGGATAA
- a CDS encoding flagellar biosynthetic protein FliO, translating to MGRFLTALTVGVAAAVWQTAALAVEAGSEYLKYQEPASNSGGISWLSSFAYVFSLLLTFAVVLLLAYVVSRFLGRRLGHLGANGGRKQQILQVVPLGQHGAIQVVEVGGRILVLGSTSQQIQLLLEITDPQEIDRIRSQQDALLQDELFSEIPLNNMLTNSLQRLDALKRKFPRVFDQSRK from the coding sequence ATGGGACGGTTTCTGACTGCATTAACGGTGGGAGTGGCGGCGGCTGTCTGGCAGACGGCCGCTTTAGCTGTAGAAGCGGGGAGCGAGTACTTGAAATATCAAGAACCGGCTTCTAACAGCGGTGGTATTTCTTGGCTTTCTTCTTTTGCCTATGTGTTCTCTTTGTTGCTTACTTTTGCGGTAGTGCTACTCTTGGCATATGTGGTATCTCGCTTTTTAGGACGGCGCTTAGGACATTTGGGAGCGAATGGAGGCAGAAAGCAGCAGATACTGCAAGTAGTCCCGTTGGGACAGCACGGTGCTATCCAGGTAGTGGAAGTTGGCGGGCGAATTTTGGTTTTGGGGAGCACATCCCAACAGATCCAATTGCTCTTGGAAATTACAGATCCCCAAGAAATAGACCGGATTCGATCTCAACAGGACGCATTGTTGCAAGATGAATTATTTAGTGAGATTCCTTTAAACAACATGCTGACGAATTCGTTGCAGCGCTTAGATGCACTGAAAAGAAAATTTCCGCGTGTGTTTGATCAATCCCGAAAATGA
- the fliP gene encoding flagellar type III secretion system pore protein FliP (The bacterial flagellar biogenesis protein FliP forms a type III secretion system (T3SS)-type pore required for flagellar assembly.) has translation MVLFCIIGVICADVEAAPLVPAPNVSIGVNEATNPQEVALSLQILLTLTVLSLAPSILIMMTSFTRIIVVLSFLRSALATQQMPPNQVLVALALFLTFFTMSPYLDAVNQNALQPFLAGGMGQEDAVKAAMEPMREFMFKQTRENDLALFVNLSEAPRPNGPEDVSTSVLIPAFMISELKTAFQIGFLLYIPFIVIDMVVASTLMSMGMMMVPPVMISLPFKILLFVLVDGWHLVVRSLIMSFN, from the coding sequence ATGGTTCTGTTTTGCATAATAGGAGTTATTTGTGCCGATGTGGAAGCGGCGCCGCTAGTGCCGGCGCCGAATGTTTCGATCGGCGTTAATGAAGCGACCAATCCTCAAGAAGTAGCTCTAAGCTTACAAATTTTACTGACTCTGACCGTGTTGTCATTAGCTCCGTCTATTTTGATTATGATGACATCGTTTACACGGATCATCGTCGTGCTTTCTTTTTTGCGCAGCGCTCTAGCGACTCAACAAATGCCTCCCAATCAGGTGCTTGTCGCATTGGCGCTGTTTCTTACGTTTTTCACGATGTCTCCCTATTTGGATGCGGTGAATCAAAATGCGCTGCAGCCTTTTTTAGCAGGAGGAATGGGACAAGAGGACGCCGTCAAAGCAGCGATGGAGCCTATGCGGGAATTTATGTTTAAGCAGACCCGTGAGAATGACTTGGCTTTATTTGTAAATTTGTCTGAGGCGCCGCGGCCTAATGGACCGGAAGATGTGTCTACCTCGGTCTTGATCCCTGCTTTCATGATTAGCGAATTAAAAACAGCTTTTCAAATCGGTTTTCTCTTATACATTCCGTTTATCGTCATCGACATGGTAGTGGCAAGCACATTGATGTCGATGGGGATGATGATGGTGCCGCCAGTTATGATTTCGCTTCCATTTAAAATCTTGTTGTTTGTCTTAGTCGATGGCTGGCATTTGGTTGTACGGTCATTAATTATGAGTTTTAATTGA
- the fliQ gene encoding flagellar biosynthesis protein FliQ yields the protein MSADYAVEVGRDALLMVMLVSAPMLGLGLLVGLLVSVFQATTQIQEQTLAFIPKIIAVFVAILIFGPWMLRLLMDYTQQLLLILPRLSH from the coding sequence ATGTCGGCAGATTATGCTGTCGAAGTGGGCCGAGACGCCCTGCTGATGGTAATGTTGGTATCTGCGCCCATGCTGGGCCTGGGGCTGTTGGTAGGTTTGCTGGTCAGTGTGTTTCAGGCCACTACGCAAATTCAGGAGCAGACGTTGGCGTTTATCCCTAAAATTATTGCTGTATTTGTGGCAATTCTGATCTTTGGACCTTGGATGTTGCGTCTTTTGATGGACTATACGCAGCAACTGCTATTGATCCTGCCAAGATTATCGCATTGA
- the fliR gene encoding flagellar biosynthetic protein FliR: protein MNELFAVFQGHVGFFLLMMVRMSGLFITAPFFGSRNVSGRIRISLAFMCALLLFPMIFRPELVIPDTLFPFAFMVIKELLVGLVMGFTAYLFFTAVQMAGQLLDMQIGFGIVSVFDPQSGQQVPLLGNFKYILAMLVFLTTNSHHFLFSGLVNSYQLIPVGEVDFSPQSAEVFADMVGGLFVIAMKIAIPVLSALLLSDIALGILARTMPQMNIFVVGIPVKIFVGLFVLTLVIPFYILFLEVAFNGMYQEMYKILLLLR, encoded by the coding sequence ATGAATGAACTTTTTGCAGTTTTCCAAGGACATGTGGGGTTCTTTTTATTGATGATGGTGCGCATGTCGGGACTTTTTATAACAGCTCCTTTTTTTGGCAGTCGTAATGTTTCGGGACGTATCCGTATATCTTTGGCATTTATGTGCGCTTTACTGCTGTTTCCCATGATTTTTCGGCCTGAATTGGTAATTCCAGATACGCTTTTCCCCTTTGCCTTTATGGTGATCAAGGAACTGCTGGTGGGGCTGGTTATGGGATTTACTGCTTATTTGTTTTTTACTGCGGTACAGATGGCCGGACAACTCTTAGATATGCAAATTGGCTTTGGTATCGTCAGCGTATTTGATCCTCAATCCGGGCAGCAGGTGCCTCTTTTAGGTAACTTTAAATACATACTTGCCATGCTGGTGTTTTTAACGACCAATAGTCACCATTTTTTATTTTCCGGTTTAGTCAACAGTTATCAATTGATACCTGTCGGTGAAGTTGATTTTTCACCGCAGAGTGCAGAAGTGTTTGCAGATATGGTAGGCGGCTTATTTGTGATCGCGATGAAAATTGCGATTCCCGTGCTGAGCGCCCTGCTTCTTTCCGATATTGCTTTAGGTATTCTAGCGCGGACCATGCCGCAGATGAATATTTTTGTTGTGGGCATTCCTGTAAAGATTTTTGTAGGCTTGTTTGTCTTAACTCTTGTAATCCCTTTTTATATTTTATTTTTGGAAGTGGCGTTTAATGGCATGTATCAGGAAATGTACAAGATATTGCTCCTGCTGCGCTGA
- the flhB gene encoding flagellar biosynthesis protein FlhB has product MACIRKCTRYCSCCAEFEHKGRTYWAFDLQRFNEEKTEDATPKRLQEAREKGQVAKSVEINATVSIILAFFVLQVLGSFIFEELGLFMRHVYSSFSTKDLTFIDLQLLFMEAVFVMLKTAFPIMATLAFSAVLMNLLQVGFIFSFEPLMPSLEKLDPISGLGRLISKRSLVELTKSLFKVCVVGFFIYRVIKQNLLNNAMLINSELWASLKATSSMILGMVFEICAVMLVLAALDFLYQNWEYRQNLKMSKHDVKQEFKQSEGDPQIKGKIKERQRAMAMQRMMQEVPKADVIITNPTHFAVALKYDNKVMAAPQIVAKGQDFIALRIKEIAKEHKVVIVENKPLARALFTSAEVGDVVPAELYKSVAEVLAYVYRLKRRLS; this is encoded by the coding sequence ATGGCATGTATCAGGAAATGTACAAGATATTGCTCCTGCTGCGCTGAATTTGAGCATAAGGGGCGGACTTATTGGGCGTTCGATCTACAGCGCTTTAATGAGGAAAAAACAGAAGACGCTACGCCTAAGCGGCTGCAGGAAGCGCGTGAAAAAGGCCAAGTTGCCAAAAGCGTGGAAATTAATGCAACCGTAAGTATTATTTTAGCTTTTTTTGTACTGCAGGTGCTGGGCAGTTTTATTTTTGAAGAATTAGGACTGTTTATGCGCCATGTTTACAGCAGTTTTTCTACTAAGGATTTGACTTTTATTGACTTGCAGCTTTTGTTCATGGAAGCTGTTTTCGTTATGTTGAAAACAGCTTTTCCAATTATGGCAACGTTGGCTTTTTCGGCTGTGCTTATGAATTTATTGCAAGTTGGCTTTATTTTCAGCTTTGAGCCGTTAATGCCCAGCTTGGAAAAATTGGATCCCATTTCAGGACTAGGAAGGCTGATTTCTAAGCGTTCGCTGGTGGAACTGACGAAGTCTTTATTTAAGGTATGTGTAGTAGGATTTTTTATTTATCGAGTTATTAAGCAGAATTTATTGAACAATGCGATGCTGATTAACTCGGAGTTGTGGGCATCATTGAAAGCTACTTCTTCTATGATTTTGGGCATGGTTTTTGAAATTTGCGCAGTTATGCTGGTTTTAGCAGCGTTAGATTTTTTGTATCAGAACTGGGAATACCGTCAAAATCTCAAAATGAGTAAGCATGATGTAAAGCAGGAGTTTAAGCAAAGTGAAGGGGATCCGCAAATTAAGGGAAAGATCAAGGAACGGCAACGGGCTATGGCTATGCAGCGGATGATGCAAGAAGTGCCAAAAGCTGATGTTATTATTACCAATCCTACTCATTTTGCAGTGGCTTTGAAATATGACAATAAAGTAATGGCGGCGCCGCAAATCGTAGCAAAAGGTCAAGATTTTATCGCCTTACGAATCAAAGAGATTGCCAAAGAACATAAAGTAGTTATTGTCGAAAACAAACCGCTGGCAAGGGCGTTGTTCACTTCTGCTGAAGTGGGAGATGTGGTGCCTGCGGAGCTATATAAATCAGTAGCTGAAGTTTTGGCGTACGTATATCGCTTGAAACGGCGTTTGTCGTAA